A window of Aminivibrio pyruvatiphilus genomic DNA:
TGCGGTGGATTTCGAACTGACCACGGTGGGGCGTCCCCAGAAGCTGTATTTTGCCACGGGGCCCGTTGTCAGAAAGGAGCAAAACCACGCAAAATTATCTAATAATTGAACGATACACTCCCTGTCTTTATACTGAAACACTGTCGGCGTTCCGGGCATTTTTCCGCCGTTCACAGGACGGCTCCGCCGCCTGAAAAACAGGAGATACAATCCAGCAAGGAGGACGGCCCATGCAGCGATTTGGCAAGCTCGTGTCACTTCTGATTCTGCCGCTCATTGTCGGCATCGTCTACAGCTCCCTGAAGTCGTATATTTACAACGAAACCCCCATCTGGACTTTTGAAGTGTCCCTATTTCTTTATGGATCATTTTTCATGCTCGGATCCGCCTACTGCCACCTCCAAAAGAAGCACGTGGCGGTGGATGTGCTCAGCCATTACCTTCCCCCGAAGTGGAAGCGCATCCTGGCCATCTTCGCCGAGGCCGTGGTGCTCTTCGTGGCCCTGACGATAATCTGGGTGAGCGTTCCAGGGGCCTGGCGCTCCACCCTCATGAGGGAGCGGTCCACCCACCAGACGCCCTTCAACCCGGAGGTCTGGTGGTACCGCTGGATCATTCCCGTTTCCTGCGCCCTCATTTCCTGGCAGGCATTCAAGGATATGCTTGCCCTCATTCTCGGCCGCCCGGAAAAGACCGGCGGCGAAGCCAGCTGACGGAGGAGACTCGCCATGGCCCGTGAACTGTACCCTCTTCTGATGTTCGCCACCCTCTTCGTGCTCCTTGCGGGAGGGGTGCCCATCGCCTTCTCCCTCGCCGCCGTCTCCATAGGATTCGCCTATGTCCTCTGGGGCCCCGGAGCGCTCAACATCGTCGTTTCCGCGGCGTGGGGCTCCATGAACAATTTCGTCATCATCGCCGTACCGCTTTTTATTTACATGGCCTATATCCTTCAGAAGACCAACGTGGTGGAGGATCTCTACGACACCTTCTTCAAAT
This region includes:
- a CDS encoding TRAP transporter small permease subunit, yielding MQRFGKLVSLLILPLIVGIVYSSLKSYIYNETPIWTFEVSLFLYGSFFMLGSAYCHLQKKHVAVDVLSHYLPPKWKRILAIFAEAVVLFVALTIIWVSVPGAWRSTLMRERSTHQTPFNPEVWWYRWIIPVSCALISWQAFKDMLALILGRPEKTGGEAS